The following nucleotide sequence is from Streptomyces sp. HUAS CB01.
GTGGTGACCCTGGCCGGCGAACTGGACGTGGACACCTGCCCCCGCGTCACCCGCGTCACCGACACCGTGCCCCTCCCCGGCAGAACACTCAGCCTGGATCTGTCGGGCGTCTCCTTCATGGACTCCAGCAGCCTCAACATGCTGCTGGTCCTGCTTCGGCGCGCCGAGGCGGAGAAGGGAGCCCTGGAGCTGTGCGGCGTGCAGGACCAGGCCCGGCGCCTTCTGGAACTCACCGGCGCCGGCGGGCTGTTCAACATTCGTCCGGCGCTGGCCGCGTGAGCCCCGGCCGCGCGTCCCGCCACCGGAGGCGCGGGCGGTGGCGTCAGCGCCCGGGCGGCCGGGGCCGTCAGTGGGACGGCGTCGTCAACGGAGACGGTTGACCAGAGCGAACGCGTCCTCGGTCTTGGGGTGGCTCCTGCCCAGCCGGGTGTGCAGGATCTGCGCACCCCGGCGGGCGAGGTCCGGCGCGGTCGGGTCGTTCACGTGGTGCAGGACCCGGGCCTGGAACAGCAGGACGTACCCGATGTACAGGTGGTCCGGGGCGTAACTGGCCTCGCGGATCCGCAGCGCCCGCGAGATCAGCGGCACGGCCGTGGCGTAGTCGCCGAGGTCGACGTGGACGTTCGCCAGCGCCACCAGGTCGAAGCTCACGTACGGGTCGTGGGGCCCGTACGCCGCCTCGTCGATCCGCAGCGCCCGCTCGGCCAGCGGCTGCGCCGCCCTGTGTTCGTCGAGAAGGCACAGTATCCGCGCCAGCGTGGCCAGGTCCGTGGCGATGGCGGGGCTGTCCGCCGGCAGACAGGAATCGTGCAGGCGCAGTGCGCGTTCCGCCAGCGGGCGTGCCCTCTCCGGCGCGCCGAGGTCCCGGTGGATCTGCGCCAGGGTGATCAGGTCGAAGCCGACCTCAGCGTCCCGGCCGCCGAGCGACTCGTCGATCGCGAGGGCACGTTCGCACAGGCGCAGCGCGACCGGGCAGTCACCGATCTGGATGAGGAACTCCGACGCCATCCTGAGCAGCACCGCGGTCTCCGCGGCGCACTCGGCCGGTGGGTCGTCCTTGGTCAGCGCGATGACGTGCGGGAGCAGCTCCTGCCAGCGCGGCCTCGCATCCGGGTCGTTGTGGAGATCCTGCGGCACGGCCGCGAGCAGCGCACGACACAGCCGGACCCGAGCGTCCGTGTGCGCCGCGTCCGGCATCGCGGCCCGGACGGCGGCCTGAACCAGCCGGTGCAGCACCAGGGACGCGTTCCCCCGCCTCGCGAGACCCAGACCTGCCAGGGCGCCGACCGTCGTGTCCCATGCCAGCGGGTCGGCTGCGGGCACGTCCAGGATGTCGGGGCTGCCCGTGAACAAGTCCAGCGGGATCGGCTCCGGCGCCAGCAGGGCGCACAGCTCCAGCAGCCGTACCGCCTGGGGCTGCTCCGCCTCCAGCCTCCGCACACTGAGCTGCCACAGGGTCGACACCACCACCGCCGGCCGGTCGGTCGGCTCGCCCTGCCCGATCATGTCCTCCAGCCGTGACGTCAGCAGGGACAGGTACTCCTCGGGCGCCGTGTGGTTGTAGCCCATGTACCCGGCCGCCTGCTCCAACGCCAGTGGCAGATCCCCCAGTTGCTCGGCGATCCGGTCCGCCACCTCAGCGGTCGTGCCGGGCACCCGCCGGACCAGCAGCTCCCGCGACTCCCGCCTGGTGAACACATCCAGGTCGATGACGTCGGCCCTGCTCGACCAGCCGCTCACCCTGGTCGTGACGATGACATGGCCGTTGCCCGCCAGGTCGCCCGACGGCAGCGCGTGCGTCAGCGTGCCGGGTCTCTCCCCGTTGTCGAAGACGACCAACCAGGGCCTGCGGTCCCGCAACGTGCCGTACACCCGTGGAATGGCCTGGTCCGAGTTCACCTCCGCCAGCCCCAGCTCGCCGGCCAGCGACACGAACTGCGCCGCCACCAGATCGGGGTGCTCGGCGTCCACGAACGCGACGAACCGGTACTTCGACAGGTAGCGGTACGCGTACTCGACCGCGAGCTGGGTCTTGCCGACGCCGCCCAGCCCGTGCACGGCCAGCGTCGCGACGTCGTCCATGGAGGTGAGCCGCTGCCGCAACTCCCGCAGGGCGGCGTCACGGCCGGTGAAGTTGATGTTGCGCGGCGGCAGTCGGTACGCCACGGGCCCGAGCGGGACCCGCGCACGGTCGCGGCGCGGCGCCTGCCACAACCCGATCAGCGCCATGGGTACCAGGACGAGGAGCACCACCCACGGGTGGACGCGCACGAAGTCGAGCGGCCCCGGCCAGCGGCTCTGACCGGACGCCGCGTTGAAGGCAAGACTGCCGACGAACAGCACGAGCAAACCGGCCACCGCACTGGCCAGCGTTCGCCACATGGCTCCCTCTTCGGTACGGCGCCGGACGATCGACAGCCGACGTGACCTTATCCCAGAAGCCGCACGGCCCGAGGGGATTCGGCCGACGTCGGCATCTGACCATGTGGTCACGCGTGTGCGCTCCGCAGCGTTCCTGAGCCCCTTCTTACCCCACCCTTAAAGCGACCATAAGGATCGCCATCACCCCGCCCCAGCAGCCCGTTTGGGCGTTTCGACGGGCTAGCTTGCTGATCGCCGGGCGGGGTCCGGGCGTCGGTGCCGCTGTGGAATCGGGGGGCTGCACCGCGGTGCGGGCCCCCGCCCGGGATCCCCCCTCCCCCTACGCCGCTCTCGAAGGAGATCCTCACCATGACCGCTCGCCGCAGGGCCGCCACCGTCGCCGCGCTCGGGATCGCGCCGCTCGCGCTCACCACGCTCGCCGCCTCGCCGGCCGTCGCGCACGGGTCGATGACGGATCCGGTGAGCCGGGTGTCCGCGTGTTACGCCGAGGGACCCGAGAGCCCCGACTCCGCGGCGTGCAAGGCGGCGGTCGCGGCCAGCGGGGCGCAGGCGTTCTACGACTGGAACGAGGTCAACATCGCCAACGCCGCGGGCAACCACAAGTCGCTGATCCCGGACGGCAAGCTGTGCAGCGCGAACCGGGACAAGTACAAGGGCCTGGACCTGCCGCGCGCCGACTGGCCCGCCTCGAAGCTCGCGGCCGGCAACCACACGTTCCACTACAAGGCCACCGCCCCGCACCGGGGTTCGTTCGAGCTGTACATCACGAAGGACGGTTACGACCCGTCGAAGCCGCTCGCGTGGTCGGACCTGGAGGCGCAGCCGTTCGCCAAGGTCACGGACCCGAAGCTGGTGAACGGGGAGTACGTCTTCGACGGCACCGTGCCCGCGAGGTCGGGGCGGCACCTGGTCTACTCGATCTGGCAGCGGTCGGACTCGCCCGAGGCCTTCTACACCTGCTCGGACGTGGTGTTCGGCCAGGACAGCGGCGGTTCCGCGGGGGGTGGCGCCCCGGCGCCGACCGCGTCCGCGCCCTCGGACGAGCAGATCGAGGAGGGTCAGGACGAGTCCACCGTCGACCACGGCGGTCACGGCGGCGACGACCACTCCGAGGCGCCGGCCGCGAACGAGCCCGCCGACGCCACCCCGAAGGCGGCGACGGAGTCGGGCACGGACGGCGGGACCGGCGCCGAGGCCAACGCCCCCGGGGCCAACGGCGCCGGGGAGAACCTCGCCGAGACCGGTGGCGACGGCGGCACCCCGTATCTCGCGGCCGGCGGTGCCGCGGTGCTCGCGCTGGGCGCGGCCGTGGTGTTCGCGACCACGCGCCGCAGGGCCGGCCGCTGAGCCGAGGGCGCAGGGAAGGGCGAAGGTGCCGCCGCGGTGTGTCGCGGCGGCACCTTCGCCGTTTCCGAGCGGACGGCGCGGGCGCCGCGGCGGGATCGCCACCGCGGCTCCGCACAGGACGGCCCGTGAGCGTGCCGGCCGTCAGCAGGTCCGGCAGGTCGGGTGCCTGCCGTCAGGTCAGTCGAAGACCGACGCGCAGGTCGTCGGCTTGGCCTTCGCCGGATCGAGGGCGTTGACCACCTCGTGGTACGCGATCCGGTCGAACAGCCCTATGGCCACGTGCTCGGAGAGGTCGATGGCGCACAGGTCCTGCAGGGTCACGTTCTTCACGTTCGGCCCGTCGAGGAACGCCGACCGCCAGGGGGTGACGACCTCGTCGTACTTGGTGGCGATGACGGTGTACCGGACGCCGGGGACGGTGTCGCCGCCCTCGTTCAGTTTGGTGAGGAACGCGGAGCCGGCCATCTGGTCGGCCAGCCCGGGGGTCGCGGAGTTGAGCAGGTCCGCCGCGCCCGGGAAGTACTTGAGCAGGCCGGTGAGCCCGTGGAGCGTCGTCCCGTGGTTGTCGGGTGCGAGGCCGATGAGGGCGTTCACCTTGTCGGCGCCCCCGAGGAACTTGAGGTAGTGACGCGGCATCATGCCGCCCTGCGAGTGACCGACGAGATCCACCTCGCCGGCTCCGGTGGCGGTGAGGACCCGGTCGACGTACGTGTCGAGTTGCTCGGCCGACTTCGCGATGGGGCCGAGGCCGTGGAAGAAGGGGACGCCCGGGAGCTGGCCGTAGTCGAGCGAGAACACGCAGTAGCCGCGCTTCACGAGGTACGGCGCGAGGGAGAGCCAGTTGTCGACGGAGTTCCCGAAGGTTCCGTGGACGAGGACCACCGGGCGGGGGTGGGCGGTGGAGGGCTTGCAGGACCAGTTGTTCCAGCCGCTCGACGGAGCGGCTGCGTGGGCGGTGGCGGCCGGCGCGAGGCCGATCGCCACCGCCAGCAGGGCGGCGGTCAGTGGTCTGAGGGCACGCTTCCAGGACAGCATCGTGCGATCTCCTTGCGGCTCAAGGGAATGCGAGGCTGATGTGGGGATGTGGGGATTCGCCCTGCGGCCCGGACCACAAGAAGGGAGGTGTGCTCATGTCAAACGTACGCACGGGTAACCAGGACTGGAAAGTTACGCGTCGGTAAAAACTGAAACACCGTCAAGATCCGTGATGGTGTGGTTACTCACAGAAACGCGGAGGTGCGGCTTATGCGGCGAGGGAGCCCGGAATGACCGCGCGGGGGCCGAACTTGGCCCGCGCCCGGTCGGCAACCGCCTCCAACCGGCGTGCTTTGTCATCGGCGGGGTCGAAGGTGAGCTGGTGCGCGGCCCGTTCGGCGGGGATCAGCCCTTCGGCGCGCAGCGCGAGGGCACGCACCCGGGCGCGCTGCAGACCGAGCGCGTCCAGGAGCCGGTACGCGGCACCGGTGAGCGACGCGGAGTGCGCGGTCGGCTCGGCCAGGGCGCGGGTCCTGGTGGTCGTGGTGCGGTCGGCGTAGCGCACGGTGAGCGTCAGGGAACGGCACACCTGCCCCTCCCCGCGCATCCTCGCCCCCAGTTCCCCGGCGAGCGAGAGCAGCGCGCGGCGGTGGCGGTCACGGTCCAGCTCGTCCCGGGGGAAGGTGCGTTCGGCCGCGACGGAGCGGGCCGCCGCGTTGGGGACGACCCGGGTCCGGTCGACGCCGTGGGCCTTCTCGTACACCTCCCGCCCCGTGCGTACGCCGAGGATCCGCTGGAGCACGGCGAGGGGGGCGGCGGCGACCCGGTCGACGGTGTCGAGCCCGTAGCCGCAGAGGGTGCGGGCCGTGGCGGGGCCGACGCCGTGCAGCGCGGCGACCGGGCGGCCGGCGAGGAACTCCGCAGCGTCGCCCACGACCAGGGTCGTACCGGGGCCGGCCTCCCGCGCCGCCATCCTGGCGAGCAGCGGGTTGGGCCCTGCGCCGATCACGCAGTCGACGCCGTACAGGGCGAGGGCCCGCACCCGGATCACCGCGGCGAGTCCGGCGGCGTCCCGGCCGAAGTACCTCAACGCGCCCCGGACATCGGCCAGCGCGCCGTCCTGACCGACCGCCTCCACCACCGGGGTGAACGCACCGAGCAGCCCGAGCAGCCCCGCGTAGGCGGCACCGTCCGGCGCCTCTCCGCCGGCGCCGCGGAAACGCACGTACAGGACGGTCGGCGCGTCCGGCTCCCCCGCCGGCACGGACGGCACAGAGGGCACGGGCGCGGAGGACGCGGACGCGCATGCGGACGCAGGCACGGAGGACGCGGGCACGACGGGCACGGGCGCATCCGTCCCGCCCCCCGCGCCGTCGCCGCGCGGGGGAAGCGTGTTCCCCTGCCCGTTCGTCATCCCGCGCTCCCGGGGCTCTGGTGCCACAACTTCCGTGCCGGTGCCGCCCCTTCACCCGCGGGGCGGAGATCGGCCCAGGCGTTCATCTCGTACCCGGTGGACATCCGGATGCGGCGGCCACCGTCGGCCGGGGCGCCGGACGCACCCTCACTCCCGGCGCCGTCCCCGCCGCCCCCACCCGCGGTCCCCGCGGCGAGCCGCTCGGCCACCGCGTCCAGGCCGCCCGTGCGCCGGAGTTCGATCAGGTCCGCGAGGTTCCACGCCGCGGAACCGACCACACTGAGGCTGCGCGGCCCCCGGCGCTGGACGACGCCGCGCACCAGCAGCAGCCAGGAGTGGAAGACGGTGTGGGCGCACGCCTCGTGGCTGTCGTCGAAGAAGGCCAGGTCGACCAGGCCCGTGCCGTCGTCCAGGGTGGTGAAGATGACTCGTCGCCCGGAGCGGATCGGCGGCGTCTGGGTGGCCGCCTTGGCGCCTGCGACCAGCACCGTCGCGCCGTGGTCCGCATCGCGCAGCCGCTTCGCGGGGATCGCGCCGAGTTCGTCGAGGAAACGGTGGTGGTCGGCCATCAGATGGCGGGACGCGTCCATACCGAGGACGCCCAGTTCGGCGCTGAGCCGCTCGGCCTCGTTGAGGTCGGGCAGCCCGACGGACGCGGTCCTGCGGCCGCCGTCGAGCGGGAGCTGCCCGCCGCGTCCGCCGTGGGAGACCGAACTCCGCTGGGCGCGGTGCAGTTCGGCGATGTGCAGCAGCAGATCGCGCCGGTTGGCACCGAACTCGTCCAGCGCGCCGACCTGTGCGAGCCGTTCCGCGACCGGCCGTCCGGGGCGGGCCCGCTCCCAGAAGTCCAGCAGCGAGGAGTACGGCTGCGCGGCCTCGATCCGTTCCGCTTCCACCTCGCCGATGCCGTGGACGTCGGAGAACGCCAGCCGCAGACCCCAGGTCCCGGACCCCCCGTCATCGGACACCAGTTCGATGCGATGGGTGACCGCGGACCGGTTCACATCGAGCGGGAGCACCGGCACCCCCCGCCTCCGCGCGTCCGCCAGCAGCAGCCGCTTCGGGTACATCCCGGGGTCGTGCGTGAGCAGCCCCGCGTAGAAGGCCGCCGGATGGTGCGCCTTGAGCCAGGCCGACTGGTACGTCGGCACGGCGAAGGCGACGGCGTGCGCCTTGCAGAAGCCGTACGAGCCGAACGCCTCGATGATCTCCCAGGTCCGTGCGACCACCTCGGCCGTGTACCCCTTCCGCTCCGCCTGCGCGGCGAACCACGTCCTGATGCGCTCCTGCGACTCGGGGTCGGAGAGTCCGCGCCGCACCC
It contains:
- a CDS encoding STAS domain-containing protein, yielding MRTFHVSVDERPGRTVVTLAGELDVDTCPRVTRVTDTVPLPGRTLSLDLSGVSFMDSSSLNMLLVLLRRAEAEKGALELCGVQDQARRLLELTGAGGLFNIRPALAA
- the fxsT gene encoding FxSxx-COOH system tetratricopeptide repeat protein, which gives rise to MWRTLASAVAGLLVLFVGSLAFNAASGQSRWPGPLDFVRVHPWVVLLVLVPMALIGLWQAPRRDRARVPLGPVAYRLPPRNINFTGRDAALRELRQRLTSMDDVATLAVHGLGGVGKTQLAVEYAYRYLSKYRFVAFVDAEHPDLVAAQFVSLAGELGLAEVNSDQAIPRVYGTLRDRRPWLVVFDNGERPGTLTHALPSGDLAGNGHVIVTTRVSGWSSRADVIDLDVFTRRESRELLVRRVPGTTAEVADRIAEQLGDLPLALEQAAGYMGYNHTAPEEYLSLLTSRLEDMIGQGEPTDRPAVVVSTLWQLSVRRLEAEQPQAVRLLELCALLAPEPIPLDLFTGSPDILDVPAADPLAWDTTVGALAGLGLARRGNASLVLHRLVQAAVRAAMPDAAHTDARVRLCRALLAAVPQDLHNDPDARPRWQELLPHVIALTKDDPPAECAAETAVLLRMASEFLIQIGDCPVALRLCERALAIDESLGGRDAEVGFDLITLAQIHRDLGAPERARPLAERALRLHDSCLPADSPAIATDLATLARILCLLDEHRAAQPLAERALRIDEAAYGPHDPYVSFDLVALANVHVDLGDYATAVPLISRALRIREASYAPDHLYIGYVLLFQARVLHHVNDPTAPDLARRGAQILHTRLGRSHPKTEDAFALVNRLR
- a CDS encoding lytic polysaccharide monooxygenase auxiliary activity family 9 protein, with translation MTARRRAATVAALGIAPLALTTLAASPAVAHGSMTDPVSRVSACYAEGPESPDSAACKAAVAASGAQAFYDWNEVNIANAAGNHKSLIPDGKLCSANRDKYKGLDLPRADWPASKLAAGNHTFHYKATAPHRGSFELYITKDGYDPSKPLAWSDLEAQPFAKVTDPKLVNGEYVFDGTVPARSGRHLVYSIWQRSDSPEAFYTCSDVVFGQDSGGSAGGGAPAPTASAPSDEQIEEGQDESTVDHGGHGGDDHSEAPAANEPADATPKAATESGTDGGTGAEANAPGANGAGENLAETGGDGGTPYLAAGGAAVLALGAAVVFATTRRRAGR
- a CDS encoding esterase/lipase family protein, with translation MLSWKRALRPLTAALLAVAIGLAPAATAHAAAPSSGWNNWSCKPSTAHPRPVVLVHGTFGNSVDNWLSLAPYLVKRGYCVFSLDYGQLPGVPFFHGLGPIAKSAEQLDTYVDRVLTATGAGEVDLVGHSQGGMMPRHYLKFLGGADKVNALIGLAPDNHGTTLHGLTGLLKYFPGAADLLNSATPGLADQMAGSAFLTKLNEGGDTVPGVRYTVIATKYDEVVTPWRSAFLDGPNVKNVTLQDLCAIDLSEHVAIGLFDRIAYHEVVNALDPAKAKPTTCASVFD
- a CDS encoding DNA polymerase Y family protein, producing MRFRGAGGEAPDGAAYAGLLGLLGAFTPVVEAVGQDGALADVRGALRYFGRDAAGLAAVIRVRALALYGVDCVIGAGPNPLLARMAAREAGPGTTLVVGDAAEFLAGRPVAALHGVGPATARTLCGYGLDTVDRVAAAPLAVLQRILGVRTGREVYEKAHGVDRTRVVPNAAARSVAAERTFPRDELDRDRHRRALLSLAGELGARMRGEGQVCRSLTLTVRYADRTTTTRTRALAEPTAHSASLTGAAYRLLDALGLQRARVRALALRAEGLIPAERAAHQLTFDPADDKARRLEAVADRARAKFGPRAVIPGSLAA